A section of the Neorhizobium galegae bv. orientalis str. HAMBI 540 genome encodes:
- a CDS encoding polysaccharide biosynthesis tyrosine autokinase, with protein sequence MDQVNFRPRTIFPSETRDHDTFIDLDKLWAAAIRRSGVIVVCLIVTVALAGVYLVMAQPIYTALTQILIDDNLSRYADDQQDSQTAQQIDNRMSSAVEILKSKALAVRVVDKAKLDQNEAVVNPPQSPVDLVKGVVRSVVALLTPGSPPPSEENVRMGRREKAAAVLQQSLTVERVGRSSVIALSVRSPDPQLAAMITRTYAESYLTEQLNANFDATERASLWLQERLNDLNSRSQQASLAVEQFKTQHGLVSPRGELLSTQQLSDLNSQLIVAQADAATASARYNQYQAIIDKGPDAAVQNAVISARDTDNTVIQDLRKRYINISDREQSIIQQFGANHPQAVALKAEKSELAQQIYRELQQLTGSFRNVLEVASSREKSLRESIDRVAGRNSEANVSMVQLRELEQKAAALKTLYESFLGRFEEATQRQSFPIAKARVISDAGLPTAPSSPRKTLTMALSVVLGLLIGGAAATLLEFRERFFRTGDDVQEKLGLRFLGYLPKVSGAFAEDAPPPPPTEAEAAGAPPGNPISFRRLMRVAVEAPRSQFAETLRNAKLACDIMLQERKCRVIGVVSCLPGEGKSMVAANFAGLIASTGVRTLVIDADLRNPGLSRMLASEPEVGLVEVVLQQTPWTNAARVDRRSRLTILPMTTRSKQLAHTSELLASSGMSHFLESIKDTFDVIVVDLAPLLPVIDAKAFEPYVDGFVFVTEWGVTPAKAVQSVIRSEPQIASKTVGVILNKTEMSELHRYADPGAPERLHSSYVSYYKDGSASAPR encoded by the coding sequence ATGGATCAGGTAAACTTCAGACCGAGAACGATATTTCCGAGCGAAACGCGGGATCACGACACATTCATCGATCTCGATAAGCTCTGGGCGGCTGCGATCCGTCGTTCGGGCGTCATCGTTGTCTGCCTCATTGTGACGGTTGCCCTTGCCGGGGTCTATCTCGTGATGGCGCAGCCGATTTATACTGCGCTGACGCAGATTCTGATCGATGATAACCTTTCGCGTTATGCCGACGATCAGCAGGACAGTCAGACGGCCCAGCAGATCGACAACCGCATGTCGAGCGCGGTCGAAATCCTGAAATCCAAGGCGTTAGCGGTAAGGGTAGTCGACAAGGCCAAGCTCGATCAGAACGAGGCGGTGGTCAATCCGCCGCAATCTCCGGTCGATCTCGTCAAGGGCGTCGTCCGCAGCGTCGTTGCGCTTCTGACACCTGGCAGCCCACCCCCTTCCGAGGAGAATGTCAGGATGGGGCGGCGCGAAAAGGCGGCGGCCGTCCTGCAGCAATCGCTGACCGTGGAGCGTGTCGGCCGCAGCTCGGTGATCGCCCTGTCCGTTCGTTCGCCAGACCCGCAGCTTGCTGCGATGATCACGCGGACTTATGCGGAATCCTATCTGACTGAACAGCTCAATGCCAATTTCGATGCGACGGAGCGGGCTTCGCTCTGGTTGCAGGAACGCCTGAACGACCTCAACAGCCGCTCGCAGCAGGCCTCGCTTGCCGTCGAGCAATTCAAGACCCAACACGGTCTGGTTTCGCCGCGCGGCGAACTCCTGTCGACGCAGCAGCTTTCGGATCTCAACAGCCAGCTGATTGTCGCCCAGGCCGATGCGGCAACCGCTTCGGCACGCTACAACCAATATCAGGCGATCATCGACAAGGGGCCTGACGCGGCCGTTCAGAATGCGGTCATTTCGGCTCGCGATACGGACAACACGGTCATTCAGGATCTCCGCAAGCGTTATATCAACATTTCCGACCGCGAGCAGAGCATCATCCAGCAGTTCGGCGCGAACCATCCGCAGGCGGTCGCGCTCAAAGCGGAAAAGAGCGAACTCGCGCAGCAGATTTATCGCGAGCTGCAGCAATTGACCGGCAGTTTCCGCAACGTACTCGAAGTGGCGAGTTCGCGCGAAAAATCGCTGCGTGAGAGCATCGACCGGGTGGCGGGCCGCAATTCGGAGGCAAATGTCTCGATGGTCCAGCTGCGCGAACTGGAGCAGAAGGCAGCGGCGCTGAAGACGCTCTACGAATCCTTCCTCGGTCGTTTCGAAGAGGCAACGCAACGGCAATCCTTCCCGATCGCCAAGGCTCGCGTGATCTCTGACGCCGGTCTGCCGACTGCCCCGTCCAGCCCGCGCAAGACGCTGACCATGGCGCTCTCCGTCGTGCTTGGCCTGCTGATCGGCGGGGCGGCGGCAACGCTCTTGGAATTCCGCGAGCGGTTCTTCCGGACCGGCGACGACGTCCAGGAGAAGCTTGGCCTGCGCTTCCTCGGCTACCTACCGAAGGTGAGCGGCGCCTTCGCGGAGGACGCGCCGCCACCGCCACCAACGGAGGCCGAGGCGGCCGGAGCGCCTCCCGGCAACCCGATCTCGTTCCGCCGATTGATGCGGGTCGCGGTGGAGGCGCCGCGGTCTCAGTTCGCCGAGACGCTACGTAACGCAAAGCTTGCATGCGATATCATGCTGCAGGAGCGGAAATGCCGGGTGATCGGCGTGGTCTCCTGCCTGCCGGGCGAAGGGAAGTCCATGGTCGCCGCCAATTTCGCCGGGCTGATCGCCTCGACGGGCGTTCGCACGCTGGTGATCGATGCCGACCTGCGCAATCCGGGTCTCAGCCGTATGCTGGCCTCCGAGCCGGAAGTCGGACTGGTCGAGGTGGTGCTCCAGCAGACGCCATGGACCAATGCCGCGCGGGTCGACCGCCGGTCGCGTCTGACGATCCTGCCGATGACGACGCGTAGCAAACAGCTTGCCCATACAAGCGAACTTCTCGCTTCTTCCGGCATGAGCCACTTCCTCGAAAGCATCAAGGATACGTTCGACGTCATCGTCGTCGACCTGGCGCCGCTCCTCCCGGTTATCGATGCGAAGGCCTTCGAGCCCTATGTCGACGGTTTCGTCTTCGTCACCGAGTGGGGCGTGACGCCGGCGAAGGCGGTGCAGTCGGTGATCCGGTCCGAACCGCAGATCGCCTCGAAAACGGTGGGCGTGATCCTCAACAAGACAGAGATGTCGGAGCTGCACCGCTATGCGGATCCGGGCGCGCCAGAACGGCTGCACAGCAGCTATGTCTCTTATTACAAGGACGGTTCGGCCTCCGCGCCCCGCTGA
- a CDS encoding glycosyltransferase yields the protein MTAEEKPLRIDIGICTYRRPELAETLISLFGIAIPAGAELRLIVADNDASPSASGLVDRLRDRSPFPIRYVHCPKSNISIARNACLAESDADYLAFIDDDETAEPEWLAGLMAMARSTGADAVLGPVRAVYGSQSASWMRNGDFHSTMPVWVGGQIRTGYTCNVLLQLRSPVVAGRRFALSLGQSGGEDTHFFTALTDAGGRIEFAPDAVIEELVPEKRASFSWLAKRRFRSGQTHGRILAAKNSGLGRLKQTGLAMLKLGYCLAVTAAAIPSPVIRVRYALRAALHAGAVTGTLGVREIRQYGAAEAT from the coding sequence ATGACGGCAGAGGAAAAGCCGCTCCGCATCGATATCGGCATCTGCACCTATCGGCGGCCGGAACTGGCCGAGACGCTGATCTCGCTCTTTGGGATCGCCATCCCGGCAGGCGCGGAATTGCGCCTGATTGTCGCCGACAACGACGCAAGCCCGAGCGCAAGCGGGTTGGTGGACCGTCTGCGGGATCGTTCACCGTTCCCGATCCGCTACGTGCATTGCCCGAAGTCGAATATCTCGATCGCGCGCAATGCCTGCCTTGCCGAAAGCGATGCGGACTACCTCGCCTTCATCGACGACGACGAGACGGCGGAACCGGAATGGCTGGCCGGACTGATGGCGATGGCGAGGAGCACGGGGGCTGATGCCGTTCTCGGACCGGTCCGAGCCGTCTACGGATCGCAAAGCGCCAGCTGGATGCGCAATGGCGATTTCCACTCGACGATGCCTGTCTGGGTCGGCGGGCAGATCAGGACCGGTTATACCTGTAACGTCCTCCTCCAATTGCGCTCACCGGTCGTCGCAGGCCGCAGGTTTGCGCTCTCGCTCGGCCAAAGCGGCGGCGAGGATACACATTTCTTCACCGCTTTGACCGATGCCGGCGGGCGGATCGAATTTGCGCCGGATGCGGTGATCGAGGAACTGGTGCCCGAAAAGCGGGCAAGCTTTTCCTGGCTTGCCAAGCGCCGTTTCCGCTCCGGACAGACGCATGGCCGCATTCTCGCCGCCAAGAACTCCGGTCTCGGCCGGCTCAAGCAGACGGGTCTCGCGATGCTGAAGCTCGGTTATTGTCTGGCGGTGACGGCAGCAGCCATTCCCTCGCCGGTTATCCGCGTTCGCTACGCCCTTCGTGCGGCACTCCATGCCGGCGCCGTCACGGGCACGCTCGGCGTCCGAGAGATCCGCCAATACGGAGCCGCCGAAGCCACATGA
- a CDS encoding glycosyltransferase family 2 protein: MTMHDLQAPNFQPDVSFVIAAYNAEETLARAIDSALAQIGVTLEVIVVDDCSTDGTRAIAEAYSDHRVRLIAQAVNGGPAAARNAGLAAARGRWVAILDSDDSIYPTRLLTMLERAENAQAQIVVDNLDVIPFDHGEPHAMFSKEALRQRSMLTLADFIGSNVIFQSTFNFGYMKPIFERAFLVEHGLRFDEALRVGEDYLLLASALASGARCAIVPEIGYVYHLRQDSISRVLEQSHLDAMLASDSAFLARYKLDAKASAAQYRRTRSILEAGSFLTLVDEIKKGSVGGFLKTVIENPRALRLLRMPIAVRMRRLVKRPTSTENPINRAGAPSERTKEWT; this comes from the coding sequence ATGACGATGCATGATCTGCAGGCCCCAAATTTCCAGCCCGACGTGAGTTTCGTGATTGCGGCTTACAACGCCGAGGAGACGCTCGCGCGCGCGATCGACAGCGCGCTTGCGCAAATCGGCGTGACGCTCGAAGTGATCGTCGTCGACGATTGCTCGACCGATGGGACGCGAGCAATCGCGGAGGCTTATTCGGATCACCGCGTCAGGCTGATTGCCCAGGCGGTGAATGGTGGGCCGGCTGCTGCACGTAATGCCGGACTTGCCGCGGCAAGGGGGCGTTGGGTCGCGATCCTCGATTCCGACGACTCGATTTACCCCACCAGGCTTTTGACCATGCTGGAGCGGGCGGAGAACGCGCAGGCGCAGATCGTCGTCGACAATCTCGACGTCATCCCGTTCGACCATGGCGAGCCCCATGCGATGTTCTCCAAGGAGGCGCTCAGGCAGCGGTCGATGCTGACGCTTGCCGATTTCATCGGCTCGAACGTGATTTTCCAGTCGACCTTCAACTTCGGCTACATGAAGCCGATCTTCGAACGCGCGTTTCTCGTCGAGCACGGGCTGCGCTTCGACGAGGCGCTGCGGGTCGGCGAGGACTATCTGCTGCTTGCTTCTGCCCTGGCGAGCGGTGCGCGATGCGCGATCGTGCCAGAGATCGGATATGTCTATCACCTGCGCCAGGACTCGATTTCGCGCGTCCTGGAGCAGAGCCACTTGGATGCGATGCTGGCCTCCGACAGCGCTTTTCTCGCCCGCTACAAGCTGGATGCGAAAGCCTCGGCTGCCCAATACAGGCGCACCCGCAGCATCCTCGAAGCGGGTTCATTTCTCACGCTCGTCGACGAAATCAAGAAGGGTTCCGTCGGCGGCTTCCTGAAAACGGTAATCGAAAACCCACGTGCGCTCCGACTTTTGCGCATGCCGATCGCCGTTCGCATGCGTCGGCTGGTAAAACGGCCGACGTCAACTGAAAATCCGATCAATAGGGCGGGGGCGCCCTCAGAAAGGACGAAGGAATGGACATGA
- a CDS encoding UTP--glucose-1-phosphate uridylyltransferase: MDMKRPVRKAVIPVAGNGTRFLPATKAMPKEMLTIVDRPVVQYAVDEAMQAGIENIIFVTSRNKTAIEDYFDSAPELVATLTRSGKTVQVTQLEKMLPVAGTVSYTRQQVPLGLGHAVWCARELVGNEPFALLLPDMVSYGSQGCMAGLMDLYEEVGGNVFAVEECAPEETSSYGIVGVGHSVPHGFEVTEMVEKPKPAEAPSNYYLNGRYILQPEIFELLARQERGAGNEIQLTDSMHKLAQVQPFHAHPYQGRTFDCGSKRGFIEANVAFAMLRQDMGAEIYASIKELIMSHETRVKAA; this comes from the coding sequence ATGGACATGAAAAGACCAGTTCGAAAGGCGGTGATACCCGTCGCAGGCAACGGCACTCGGTTCCTGCCGGCCACCAAGGCCATGCCGAAGGAAATGTTGACGATCGTCGATCGACCAGTCGTTCAGTATGCGGTCGACGAAGCCATGCAGGCGGGAATCGAGAACATCATTTTCGTGACCAGCCGCAACAAAACCGCGATCGAGGACTATTTCGACAGCGCGCCGGAACTCGTCGCGACGCTGACCCGTTCTGGCAAGACCGTGCAGGTTACCCAACTCGAAAAGATGCTGCCGGTCGCCGGCACCGTCAGCTATACGCGCCAGCAAGTGCCGCTGGGACTTGGTCATGCGGTCTGGTGCGCCCGCGAACTGGTGGGCAACGAGCCCTTCGCACTGCTTCTGCCCGACATGGTCTCCTACGGCTCGCAGGGTTGCATGGCGGGGCTGATGGATCTCTATGAAGAAGTCGGCGGCAATGTCTTCGCGGTCGAGGAATGCGCACCCGAAGAGACGTCGAGCTACGGCATCGTGGGGGTCGGCCACAGCGTGCCGCACGGTTTCGAGGTGACGGAAATGGTCGAAAAGCCGAAACCTGCCGAGGCGCCGTCCAATTATTACCTGAATGGGCGCTATATTCTGCAGCCGGAAATCTTCGAACTGCTGGCCCGGCAGGAACGCGGCGCCGGCAACGAAATTCAGCTGACGGACAGCATGCACAAGCTTGCGCAGGTCCAGCCGTTCCATGCGCATCCCTATCAGGGGCGCACATTCGATTGCGGTAGCAAGCGCGGCTTCATCGAAGCGAATGTCGCCTTCGCCATGCTTCGCCAGGACATGGGGGCCGAGATTTACGCCTCCATCAAGGAATTGATTATGTCGCACGAAACGCGGGTCAAGGCCGCCTGA